A region of Esox lucius isolate fEsoLuc1 chromosome 3, fEsoLuc1.pri, whole genome shotgun sequence DNA encodes the following proteins:
- the rgs18 gene encoding regulator of G-protein signaling 18, with product METFVFLFPQLNFLAPKEEAYFKMLGPGDLNASRMKECSSRLKDSKYRFSLLLTKSGSHENVSPEKKTTTATNNISTEEALRWSDSFEELLRHSDGVETFSQFLRTEFSEENIEFWLACEEYKSIHSETKKISKAKQMYAVFIESEAPKEVNIDYATKQAIQKNIAAPTDSCFDAAQTVVYGLMKKDCYPRFLTSDIYLRLTKRKGPGTTMYRRRSRSCVFNEPRGEATSDSAWL from the exons ATggagacatttgtttttctatttcctcaattgaactttttggccccAAAAGAGGAAGCGTATTTCAAAATGCTTGGTCCAGGGGACTTGAATGCATCGAGAATGAAAGAGTGCAGTTCCAG ATTAAAAGACAGCAAGTACCGATTCAGCCTTCTACTGACCAAGTCAGGCTCCCATGAAAACGTCAGCCCAgaaaagaagaccaccactgcaACCAACAA CATCTCAACGGAGGAAGCTTTGAGATGGAGTGACTCCTTTGAAGAGCTTCTCAGACATTCAG ACGGAGTGGAAACGTTCTCCCAGTTCCTGAGGACGGAGTTCAGTGAGGAGAACATCGAGTTCTGGTTAGCCTGTGAGGAATACAAGTCCATTCACTCAGAGACCAAGAAAATCTCCAAAGCCAAACAGATGTACGCTGTCTTCATTGAATCCGAGGCGCCGAAGGAG GTCAACATTGACTATGCCACCAAGCAGGCAATCCAAAAGAACATAGCTGCGCCTACAGATTCCTGTTTTGATGCTGCACAGACCGTAGTCTATGGCCTGATGAAAAAAGACTGTTACCCAAGGTTCCTCACGTCTGACATCTACCTGCGCCTTACCAAGAGGAAGGGCCCCGGGACCACAATGTACCGACGGAGGTCAAGGTCCTGCGTTTTCAATGAGCCCCGGGGGGAGGCCACCAGCGACTCTGCCTGGTTGtag
- the LOC105024869 gene encoding regulator of G-protein signaling 21-like, whose protein sequence is MDLNALFKGRCCCFTKDPLEEAETWGESVDKLLGCKSGQAAFREFLKSEYSEENILFWLACEEYKNIKSLPEMISSANRIYSEFVKCEAPKQINIDCGTRENITKNISQPSLTSFDTAQKLIYSLMAKDCYPRFLKSDIYQDVLTRANAR, encoded by the exons ATGGATCTCAACGCTCTTTTCAAGGGTAGATGTTGCTGCTTTACCAAGGACCCACTTGAAGAGGCTGAGACCTGGGGAGAGTCTGTGGACAAACTCCTGGGCTGTAAAT CTGGGCAGGCAGCTTTCCGTGAATTCCTGAAATCAGAGTACAGCGAggagaatattttattttggctgGCCTGTGAAGAGTACAAGAATATAAAATCTCTCCCAGAGATGATCTCATCTGCAAACAGGATCTACTCAGAGTTTGTAAAATGTGAGGCGCCAAAACAG ATCAATATTGATTGTGGGACCAGAGAAAACATCACCAAGAACATCTCTCAGCCAAGCCTGACCTCTTTCGACACGGCGCAGAAGCTCATCTACAGTCTGATGGCCAAGGACTGCTACCCACGATTCCTCAAGTCGGACATCTACCAGGATGTGCTGACGAGAGCAAATGCAAGGTGA